The following coding sequences lie in one Paramisgurnus dabryanus chromosome 16, PD_genome_1.1, whole genome shotgun sequence genomic window:
- the LOC135760579 gene encoding LRRN4 C-terminal-like protein → MLPGSRVTFLLLLLLSESISATSVGPSVLQPPVTRVRIIAVEDDYEEPNSATTVGPRSPRSTITHAIPHICDYDPCVAQTTPCTEISAKTGCLCPGLTGSERKPKAPELRELKLEQSGQVVVHWCAPYSTVTHYKVTLKGGDEQQQIFGEYLRNGAVPGLKFGETVCVSAENEAGVSEESCAQYEPPKLDYAALISGVIGGVIGILVLTLVAVFLWRRKSCRKSVMGEAGGLGNPSYTNDGVL, encoded by the coding sequence ATGTTGCCGGGGTCACGGGTCACATTTTTACTGCTGCTTTTGCTGTCGGAGTCCATCAGCGCCACATCTGTGGGCCCGTCCGTGCTTCAGCCTCCTGTCACGCGTGTTCGCATCATTGCAGTAGAAGACGACTACGAAGAACCAAACTCAGCGACAACAGTCGGACCCCGATCACCAAGGTCCACCATCACCCACGCAATCCCCCATATTTGTGACTATGACCCCTGTGTGGCTCAAACGACCCCCTGCACTGAGATTTCGGCCAAGACGGGCTGCCTCTGTCCGGGGTTGACGGGCTCGGAGAGGAAGCCTAAGGCCCCGGAGCTTCGGGAGCTCAAACTGGAACAGTCGGGACAGGTGGTTGTCCACTGGTGTGCCCCTTACTCCACAGTCACACATTATAAAGTAACTCTGAAAGGTGGAGATGAGCAACAGCAAATTTTCGGGGAATATTTGCGGAATGGTGCCGTCCCTGGGCTAAAGTTCGGAGAGACGGTCTGTGTGTCGGCTGAAAATGAGGCAGGGGTCAGCGAAGAGTCGTGTGCCCAATACGAGCCCCCAAAGCTGGACTATGCTGCTTTGATTTCAGGAGTCATCGGAGGGGTCATCGGCATCCTGGTGCTTACGCTGGTTGCTGTTTTTCTATGGCGACGAAAGTCGTGTAGAAAAAGTGTTATGGGTGAAGCAGGAGGTCTTGGGAATCCTTCGTACACCAATGACGGTGTTCTGTAA